Below is a window of Brassica napus cultivar Da-Ae chromosome A5, Da-Ae, whole genome shotgun sequence DNA.
tataaaatttttatgttctttgtaatttttttttctttaaaagaagTTTCATGAATCATGTATGCTAGGAGATATATAAACTTGGACAAGTTCTACCGTGGAAGATGTAACAATAACGCCTAAAATATGGTGTGTGGAAGGGTCGAAAACCAATGGCGAATTTGCTAAGCTGAATCTGCACTCATCTATATGTATAATTTTGCTGCAGGGATATGATATGTACATATAATTATGTTCTTTTCTGTTTATTGAGAATTTACAAAATGTAGAGGAGGAAAGATAAATGATCGGAAGTATTTGAGATGCGTGTAAGAAAAGAAAGTCAAGTCTCCTTGATCGGAAGGCAAGggatatttctttttggaaGAGAGTGAGATCAGAATCTTAGATTTACACTTCATCAAATTCTTCACTTTGCACTTTTCTTTGTTCTGTTTTCTTGAttaatactagaatatagaatcatccaaaaatatatgattaaagaAGTTTTTGCAATATTATTCACTACTTTTTATTATTACCGACAGATATGATCATCATATATAGTTTACTTTATATTGTAAATTATAGTCAGAAACATTGGATGTATGTGGGAGATCTCCGCTGAATGCTTTTGTATGATGCAATCATGTTTATCTTGATCTCATGGTCAGCTgcagaattttattttacaataaatattTGACCTAACAAGTTGTATGTAACTTGGCGTTCACGCTATTCTGCGAATagtgaaagaaaaaagaacattAATCACAAATCCAAATATACTCGCCCATTAACTTGGATCTGGTTACACTCATGTGCGGTAATAGAACAAAGGTACCAATGATCCATAGAGTCGTCAAATCAATGGATAAAATAACATCATCAACCCaggaaaaataagtaaaaatataaaaatataaaaatacaaaataatattcaatCAAATCACATGATTTCCCTCCACAATtagaaaaattagttataaGTTTTCCAAAATACCACTTACCCCCGGAGGTTTTATTTCAACGATTATATAGATAAAGTACAACAAAAGTGTACTCAATAGTTCTATAATCTCCCTTTTTCTGCAGTAATACTCTTTGTTCTTTACTGGTCAATAAACCCCTTGACCATGTCCCATAGCTGCAGCGTTTGATGAGGAGTCCCACGCATCATCTGTGATGAATTGCATCCACGAGTCATCTTTATCGTCGACGATATCTTCTACGCAGGCGGAGGAAGCTCCAACCTCCGGCGACATTGCCTCGTAAATATCActgttataattaatattattggaGTTCATCTCCATTGACACCGTCGTGAAGCTACATTGTCCCGTTTGTAGCTGCGGTTCTGTTTCCAACTCCGAACATATTCCGTTCTTCTTAAACACCCGACATAATGCATACGAGTCCTGCACCACCAAATTACcatttaaactaaatatttggaatgtaacttgatatatatatatatatatatatatatatatttataagaacttttatattttttgtatatctataatattattcgTATCTGCGGGTGTAATTTAAAAAGAGAAGGATAAAAGTATTTGTCTTATTTGAGTAATTATTAAATCTGTCTTTTGCGTTAGTTGCAGTAAAGCCAAAGTGAAACCCTAAGCTTTTGTCAGCTTACAGCAAGAAACGAGTAtacatcaatttatttattttattaaagtcAGATATCTGTTTATTATAAAcatgattaaatattttcttgcaAAAATCTAAAacgataattaaaatgaaatggaGTGTGTATAatgtatatgaaaataaatggaGAAATCATGTTTCAAGTATGGTAAATTTAATCTACTGAATTTATTTCATAtcattattagtttattttcttatttctaattttctttaataattgGGACTATCCATGCATATCGACGTAATTCAACATACGTAATAGTAACTACTGTACTATTATTCTTTgaaatatattgaattatgaAAGATTGATCAATCACCTGGAGCGAAGAGGGATCATCACAATCTTTGTCATCGAGACGATACTCATGCATGACCCAATCCGTACGTATACCTTGAGGAGCTCTTCCTCTATAGTAAACCAAAgtcttcttcatcccaatcGCTCTGCTTTGACTCGTCACTCTCCGATCTTTCCCGGTCGATTTCCAGTATCCACCTCTCGTTGCTCGGTTCGTTCTAAACCCGTTCGGATACTTCCGGTCACGTGGCCCGAAAAAATACCATTCTGGATCTCTACTTGGTAGAAACGACTTCTCTACATTTCATAAACTTGCATTCATCGATCATAAAAGACTAATAATCTTATAACATATAAGAACAAAACTATACGATAAGATTATCAACTATGAGTCAAAAGACCAAAACTTACTATAGCTAGTATGAACAGAAAAATGTAACATGAATGTATAATTTACAGTTGAGTTAAACTTAAACCATAACAATTCCCTAGAAAAGGAAGTTAAAACCAAAGAAATCGTAATAATTTCATAGCAAAGGAAATTAGAACTAGAAACTTATGTTTTTACCATGTAAAGCAAACATCGTCGGATATAGTTACTTTTAGGAATAATTTTTGACCGACTAAAACTTGGTTTAAGTATAtacataattaacaaaaaaaaagatcgtAACAGTATAATGAGCCCAACGCCGGCCATGAACTTGTTAATTAGTTACTAGAAACGAGAAGAATGTAAAATAACGTACCTGCGAGGTCCCATGGCTCACATTTGTAGAGATCAACCTCAGGGATTATATCAAGCTCGATTTCTTGACCACTGATCTTTCTCTTAAGATAATAGTTTACTAGTTCTTCGTCTGTTGGATGAAATCTGAAGCCTGGAGGTAATCCGACAGGAGCCATATATAACCTCACAAACACTTACAAGATCGGGTTCTAATTAAGGAGTACtcatctcttcatatatatacacaaacttTATGGTACTCACTTGAttaatttcatagtttttttcttttcttatattgttttatatatctCTCTCCTtcctttctttttgttgttttcatCTTTCGCTTTATCTTTTTGGAGATTCTTGACAAACGTTAACCGCAAGCTCCTTGTGCTTCCTTCATTATAGAAAAAGGGTTCGATATCGATCGCGTTATTAGCATGTTAGATgtcaatatattttatgttcttGATATCTTGTTTTAAAGCTCCTCCTTGATGCAGTAAGACAATGACGTCACATACaattttaatctttaattataaatatcattATGCCAAAAATACTAATCTGAATAACCCTTTATAGCGTTACGCTTCCATATATTCCTCACTTTCGTTTATTGAAAATACAGCTGAAGTACGAGTGAGCGCTATACCGGTGGAAAATTGTTCAGTTACACCAACCGACAAGACTAGTCCTAGACTGCTAGACATATTATGTGAAACCCGAAAACCGAATTGGAACTAAACCAAAACACCAAAACCGAAACCAGATAGAAATTTCCGAATAGTTTATATTTCTCTAAACTTGAAAAACTGAACCGAATCGGATCCAAATCGAGAATCAAACGGATACCGCATATCCTTaacttaataaaaataaaaattattttaagtttcaaaataaatagatataaaaactattttttataaatcaaaattattaaaaaaaaactcctggATTACCcgaatatttttgattttacgGTTTAACTcggattttctgtttttttttttgtaatttttttgtttgtttcaaacCTTACCAAGAACCATTTTAAATCGATTCTGTTTCGGGTTTGTAGAAAATAGAGATCCGATCGGTCAAATGTGTCCAAAGAACAAAAGTAGAGCAAACAAAGCATTCCCAAAAGTAAACCAACCTCTTAGACTGCTACAAAAAACACCATCGGATTTCAAAGTAGCACGATCTAATTCAAAAATCTCACCCAATTGAGCCCGTCTAGCATATTTTTTTCACAGTTGCGGGATCACTATAACTCACTCCATTGAGTTCACCACCATAAAACTCAACAGTTACACCTACTTGTTCTACACTATATTTAGATTCTGCCCTTCTAAACGGGACGAATTCGACATTACTCGACCCGAACCCTACGTTGCCCAAATTGATCGGATCTGAGAAATGTTTGGTTCTTCAACGAGTCATATATACCCAAATAACCTAAATAACCCGATCCGAACCTGAAATCAGAATACCCAACTCTAGATAAGACTTTGTCTAGGCATGGGCATCCGTGTGTCAATTGGGTTCAGTTTGGGTTAAATCAGGTTTTGATTCTTCGGAGGGGGGGATGAAAACTGACcctttagatatttttaaagtGCAGTTCGGATCTGTTTTGGGTTTTCTCAGATTCAGTTCACATCACATATTTGATTGAATCCGTTTTAACTTTGGGTTCAATTCTATATCAGGTTTAAGTTACCCAAATACATGTTTGTAATTTAGAAGTATGTAAACAATTTTCTCTAACAAAAACTGGTGGAATGATTCAGAAGTGgtcattaaaagataaaaaagtaTAAACGAGTTAAAATTACCAACTAACAACTCTATAAAGAAACATTGTTTAAACGTTAGAAGCAAATCTATTCATAATTGAACTTCAAATGCAATTCTCAaatcataaaaatttaatatttgatcAAATACCTAAAATATACTTATTAATTAGATTCTTGAGTTAATTATTCATGTAGGTGCTCGAGTTTGATATGACTTGTTttgaatattgattttttcgatATTTTTTGGATAGTCCTTCGGGTTCGCGTTCgaataaaatctataaaccgAAATATCATATAACACTAGAATAAGACCAATTAAGTATTTATGTCAGATTCGATTcgattcaattttatttttatcgggtTGGATTTGGTTTATTTGCCGACCCCTAAGCTTGTCCTACAGAAGAACATATTATTGGATTAATTGGATCATATACCCTaaactttataaaattttgtcaGTATATTTTCACTTAtctgatttgtttttttcttgggaACTAAGGATAACAACcataaattttaaagaaataatcCGAAAATTGGctatgatattttttatattttcattactATTTGAGGTTGTAACCTAATTCACTCATGAGTTCAGagattctgtttttttcttttcttttttcagctacttttatcaaataatttatctttttactctattcatttttaattgctttgcatatttttaaaataactatccAAGTTTATGCTTTTACTCGTAAATAAAGTTTTCTGTAAATTTTAAGACGAGCTTacatttctatatatttatatatgaacaaCAAATATATAGTATTATACAAGTGAAAGTTCTGTATAAAATACAATCATATAGAAttcttattttatgtattgaGATGCAAAAGAATACATGTAGTATATACGATGAAAACAAATTCTATTAAACTGTTGGATGGAAAGCCAAGTTTTATTATGTATATGCggaaatactattaaaattatgtagTTTAGTCAAACAACATAGAAGTTTTATTTGTAAGTTGTGTATTATCTAAAGTCCACCTTACAGACTAATCAATGTATAcagtatttttatttctattgtATTGTtacttcttcatttttattttatatatagctAGCCTTTAGTTTATGATGTGTATATGAATATACAGAAAATTAGCCCTTCCTTTTTATTTGATCTTcaatataaatttgttcattcTTAAATTTAAAAGGTAACTACGGATGAGATGTTTAGTCTAAAAATAGGAGAAAGTGATCTAATTAAAGCAACAAATGCATCGATTTCATATATTTACAGTGAAAAGATGAATTTAAGTAAAGCATTAAGCTATCATGTAATACAGTAGTAACACCACCTATGACATAACCACCAAGCTTATGTCATCAAGAATAAAGATTAAAATCTAAAGGCTGTAACTAGACTGATCAGTGTACAATCTCTGAAGCCGTCTCCTTCGGTATCTCCAAGCCACTTGAATCTGAATAGCTGCTCGTAGCCTCCAATAAGGAGACTCATACCTTATGGCTCCTTGCACACGATTGCTCCTTAGGAATCTAGAGAACAAGCTCGTTACATCTTCAAGATCTGCTACACTCAGCGAAAACGCCTCCACGTTTGTCACACAGCTAACGTTTCTGTTGCTATGCAGTCCCTTTGAGGGCATCCGTATCCTTGTCCCATCTGAATTTTTCAAAGTATATTCAGTTCCAAGATGCAGTTGTCATCTAAGGTTTTATGTCTGTCTGTTAATGAGCACATAGAGTCAACAAAGAATGTACCGGGGTTTACAGAAGAGCGTTCGAGGCACCAAGTGAGAAGTTCTTCACCACAAACATCTCCTTCTGACAATGGTAGAACATAACCATCTTCTCCAACGCTCTCTATCTCACCTCTCACTATGAATACCATTTTCTCAACTAGACCTCCGCGGTGCAAGACCATGCTACTCCTTATGTAAGTCCTTTGTTTCAGCCTCTCACGTATAGCATCTAAGATTGGTTCATCCATCACCGAAAATATCCTCACCTGCAAACCCATGATGACGTTTCAGAAAGAGAGAGCCAACGCTGAGG
It encodes the following:
- the LOC106452012 gene encoding NAC domain-containing protein 86-like, with product MAPVGLPPGFRFHPTDEELVNYYLKRKISGQEIELDIIPEVDLYKCEPWDLAEKSFLPSRDPEWYFFGPRDRKYPNGFRTNRATRGGYWKSTGKDRRVTSQSRAIGMKKTLVYYRGRAPQGIRTDWVMHEYRLDDKDCDDPSSLQDSYALCRVFKKNGICSELETEPQLQTGQCSFTTVSMEMNSNNINYNSDIYEAMSPEVGASSACVEDIVDDKDDSWMQFITDDAWDSSSNAAAMGHGQGVY